Sequence from the Helianthus annuus cultivar XRQ/B chromosome 13, HanXRQr2.0-SUNRISE, whole genome shotgun sequence genome:
ATTATGTGAGAGGCTCCTCCATATTCTAGATAGTGGTTATAAAGGGTTATAAGTAGAAGAGATAAAGAAAATGTTACTATTTATTTTCATCTATGAATATGAAAAAAATATTATTCACCCctacattttttttaataattttagaAAATGGTTGTGAGTAGATTAGAGAAAGAAggtaattataaaggtataaaaaacatTATTTAATGTAAAATGAGAggaaaaaatataataatttttaatgtaattatagAGATAAAGATGATGAATATGAACGTTgttttaaattcaaaattttacAATCCACTactataacttaacaaaataaaatgataaatttgaaTGTCCCTAAGGGGCATCCGGCAACTAAACGGTTAACTCCATCATTTTAAGGTTGAGAGTTAAAATGTTACTAGATATGATATGATACATGTTGTGGTGTATTTATTCTAGAAAAATTCGAGAATTGTtgtctaaaaaaaattaaaaatcaaattcACCAAAATATTAAATCTCCTCCCCGAAAATATTTCTTCCCTAATTATATCAAACTACGTTTAAAGAAGTTCGCCGCTTTGcagcgaatttcttttgttatttagtctgtgtttacatgtgttttgaaatcactacgagcgtgttgcgaacAGAACTGCTTACacgaataaaaagaaaatgtagaaaaaaatactaaaagataaccgaaataaaatcaaccaaaaaaagttgtatggtaacgatttTGTTTGTATGAAACcctggtcagagatgagcaaattgttctgggtaccagtaccaaatttgccgaaccgaaagatcttaagtaccaattcggtaccgacttttggcgtttctggtaccggttcactaccgttttttaccttcatataccggtaccgtaacctgtattttcggtatcagtaccgattctgtatcaGTTGGcatcgagctcatccctacccatGAAACTAAAAAAGTAAAAATTAaaatttgaagaaaatcaacaaaaaaagttgtacgataccgttgttcgtacggtaaccgtgatcagggatgagcaaatggtatcgggtagccgcactgaatttcccgaaccaaaagatttccaatatcaattcggcaccaacttttgtcgttttctgtattagtgttggtttttaccttcatgtactgataccgaacaggaccgtaccggtattttcgataccagtactggttcgataccggttgacaccaagcttatcctaacccctgatattaaaaaaggattaaagttaaaaaataaagaaaacaacTATTATagtaatattaaaataataaaagtatttaaaaaactatgtattattataatattaaaatcactattcgtTTCAATTCCTTTATTATCAGGATTCATTTCAATTCCTTTATATATAGTATagactaggttatcacccgggaaaTGCTTCCCGGGCTGGAGAAAGTtattaatatacttattatttaTAAGCAATACATactgaaaatcataaaaaataactGACATGTTAATGGAATCAAAAGGCAACAGTTTACATTATAAGCTACCAAAGACTTCTTTATAGACGACATTAGACGTCTTATTTGTTGGTTTTCCATTGGCATCGAATATCAATATTTTAACTCCTTCTCTGGTCTTGACCCTTGATAATGCAATGTACAATTGACCATGAGTGAACACATGATCTTTCAAATACAGACCAACTTTTGATAAGGATTGTCCTTGACTCTTGTTAATTGTCATGGCAAAACAAACTGATAAAGGAAATTGTCTTCGTTGGAATTTGAATGGTATTTTTTTGTCGGACGGAATCATATTAAGTCTTGGAATAAAAACTCTTGTGCCGATATTACCGCCAGATATTACTTCAGCTTCTATTACCCGTTTGCCTAGAAAAGTAATTTTTAGCCTTGTACCGTTACATAAACCTTTTTGTTGATCGATGTTTCGAAGAAGCATGACAGGAACACCAACTTTAAGAACTAATCTATGATTAGGCAAGCAAGAAATCTTAAGAGCATTCAAGTTCTCTGTTGAGTATAAACCTTCTTGGAATGAATCAAGCATTTGTTCAGTGTGACATATGCTATCGGAACTCAAATACTCTTTAGCATCACCTGGAAATAACGAAAGCAATCGATCGTTAATTTCATGAACTACGTCATTTTTTGGTGCTAGAATTGCTCGCTCAGAAAAAAAACCAGGATTCCGAAATTGTTCCATAATTGAAGGGTAGACGAAGTCAATTAAGCTTTGTATTGGATCAGAATTATCAGTGATTAATAGATCATCTTGTATCTGAATAATTGCTTCACCATCGTTATCATCTCCCAACTTACCTTCACCAATATCAAGCAGCCATTTCGCAAAATCCCTAATAGAGTCCATATCAGAACTTTCAGCTCCAATTGTTAGGCGCATGTTTTTAGTCAACCTTAACAGTTTGCACTTTGACCATATATATGAAGAGCTTAAAGAAGCACAAACTATTTGTTGTCTAGTACCATTAGGAATAACTGGTAGGATTTGTCTAAAGTCACCGCCGAATACAAAAACTTTCCCTCCAAACGGAACATCAGAACGAATACTCCTACCGTCAGAAAATACGTCAGACATCGTCCTATCTAAAGCTTCAAAGGCATGTTTATGGACCATCGGTGCTTCGTCCCATATGATCAATTGAGTTTCCTTTAATAATTTCGCGATATCACTATTTGGCTTAATATGACACATGAAATCTTCAGTGAGATTAATTGGGATATGGAAGCGAGAATGGGCTATCCTTCCACGAGAAAGTAATAACGAAGCAATACCACTTGAAGCAACATTTAAAACTATTTCACCTCTACATCGAACTGCTGAAGACAGAGTCTTccataaaaacgtttttccagtTCCACCGTAACCATAGACGAAAAATAACCCTCCTTTACGGCTCGCAACTGCTGCCATTATTTCGTCAAAAACAGATCGTTGTTCATCTGTCAGACATTGATGCAAATTATTAAACTTAGCTTGTTCTTCATCTACGTCATGTGATAGCTCTTCATTGATTAGACGATTAGTAGCATCACGTAACGAATCATCATCAGGGAAAGGCATCGTGTTAAATCCTCGTAACGACGAACCATTCGAAAGTAAATATTTTTCAATTTCCAACAAAGTAAGGTTTTTAATTTGATGTTCAGGAAGAACtaaacctaaaaaaaattaattgttgTTAATAATCAAATGGAAAAGTAGAACGTAAAATAAACAGACAGCTAAGAACCTTGAACATTTGTTTCTTTTTGACGTCTGTATAAAATATCATCTGCTAAGTATTTCCATGTGTTCTCCCACACAAACTCTGGCCGTGAAAGTGTATTTGACAACAGCAAGGTAGCAAATAACGCTCGGAGATACCCAGCATGTCCTTCAAAACTTGCTTCTTTAATGGCCTCAACGTATTCATTGTCATTATCTAAGAGCCCCATTGCGTAGCAAGCATCTCTAAAAGTCGGGAATAACTGACCGTTAACAGTACGTATTTCCTCAAAGGATCTGGGACCTCTAACTTTATTCAGAAGTATCCTCAAAAAATAAGGTTCGCCTAATGCAGGAGACACAGAATGTATACGGCCAACAGTTTGGTACGTCTTACGTACCTGCCAAGATCTATCTTGAGGTTTCCAAACAAATTTGGAAGGAAACTCGGCATAAGTCAACTTTCTAGCATCTTCATTTGACTCGTTTAATTTCATCCATTCAACAAATATTGAAGAAGCAACAGAAGGCTTGCTTAACACATTATCAATATCGTCATCCGCACCATACACAACATTCTGTTGACCCGGCATATGAAAGGGAAGCCTCATAACTGCAGGATACCTATAATGAACCTCGTTTGAGAATATTCTCCATGATGCCTCACAAGCTGAAATATATCTACAATCATAATATTCCTTGATCTCATCTCTTGGCTTATCCTTAATGCTTGGATTTGAAACACCAGAAACAACCGCAGTAGCCATATCAGGGCCTTTATTAATGTACTTGAACAAATATTTAACTGAACCGGATTGATTACACCATTGTACATTGATGTGTGCTTGATATCTTTTTAGAAGCCTTTTGTTATATGGAACAACGCTTCTGTTGTCCAATCTATCACCAGATTTTATAACTATGTGGCCGGAATCTCGTCTTCGGTATACAGGGAAACCACTTGAATCAACAGTTGTATGTGGTGAAAATTTCTTTGGAAAGTTTTTTGAACATCTTTTATCAACCATGCAAGGACAATTCAAATTAGCATTTCCACATGGACCGTGAATCATATAATCACTTACCAAGGAATAAAGTTCCGGATCTTCATTTTTATCAGGAATCTCAGCGGATATGAATGGATCTATGTGATCTACAGTAGGAAGTTTGTGATCGACCTTCATAAATAAGCATATATGTGCATGAGGAAGACCACGCTTCTAGAATTCTACCGTATAaacaactaaaaaaataaaaaacacataTTGAGTACTTTATAAAAGTAATTGCAAATT
This genomic interval carries:
- the LOC110901847 gene encoding uncharacterized protein LOC110901847; the encoded protein is MKVDHKLPTVDHIDPFISAEIPDKNEDPELYSLVSDYMIHGPCGNANLNCPCMVDKRCSKNFPKKFSPHTTVDSSGFPVYRRRDSGHIVIKSGDRLDNRSVVPYNKRLLKRYQAHINVQWCNQSGSVKYLFKYINKGPDMATAVVSGVSNPSIKDKPRDEIKEYYDCRYISACEASWRIFSNEVHYRYPAVMRLPFHMPGQQNVVYGADDDIDNVLSKPSVASSIFVEWMKLNESNEDARKLTYAEFPSKFVWKPQDRSWQVRKTYQTVGRIHSVSPALGEPYFLRILLNKVRGPRSFEEIRTVNGQLFPTFRDACYAMGLLDNDNEYVEAIKEASFEGHAGYLRALFATLLLSNTLSRPEFVWENTWKYLADDILYRRQKETNVQGLVLPEHQIKNLTLLEIEKYLLSNGSSLRGFNTMPFPDDDSLRDATNRLINEELSHDVDEEQAKFNNLHQCLTDEQRSVFDEIMAAVASRKGGLFFVYGYGGTGKTFLWKTLSSAVRCRGEIVLNVASSGIASLLLSRGRIAHSRFHIPINLTEDFMCHIKPNSDIAKLLKETQLIIWDEAPMVHKHAFEALDRTMSDVFSDGRSIRSDVPFGGKVFVFGGDFRQILPVIPNGTRQQIVCASLSSSYIWSKCKLLRLTKNMRLTIGAESSDMDSIRDFAKWLLDIGEGKLGDDNDGEAIIQIQDDLLITDNSDPIQSLIDFVYPSIMEQFRNPGFFSERAILAPKNDVVHEINDRLLSLFPGDAKEYLSSDSICHTEQMLDSFQEGLYSTENLNALKISCLPNHRLVLKVGVPVMLLRNIDQQKGLCNGTRLKITFLGKRVIEAEVISGGNIGTRVFIPRLNMIPSDKKIPFKFQRRQFPLSVCFAMTINKSQGQSLSKVGLYLKDHVFTHGQLYIALSRVKTREGVKILIFDANGKPTNKTSNVVYKEVFGSL